The following are encoded in a window of Sminthopsis crassicaudata isolate SCR6 chromosome 5, ASM4859323v1, whole genome shotgun sequence genomic DNA:
- the LOC141542563 gene encoding taste receptor type 2 member 134-like has protein sequence MPSLLIVFFMIFFLLESVVAIIGNGFIIIVLGREWMRCWTLTPGDMILASLGISRFFLQWTAIISNFYSYFFSNEKGVLFGMVWNLPNVTTFCFTTLLAVFYCVKLSSFNHSIFFWLKWRISRFVPWLLLWSIVLSILISVLSLVKGYHALQPPVIGNYSEKTILSANIRSFQINFFLPLQLFVLLIPFSVFLASIILLISSLCQHLGNMEHHSADPQDPKMQVHIITLKSLFFFLILFTSYLLPLIITTTTPISVCSSWFWIREVVTYAGISIHPAFLILNTSKLRRALKKMLHGPESA, from the coding sequence ATGCCCAGCCTCCTCATTGTCTTCTTCATGATCTTCTTTCTCCTGGAGTCTGTGGTAGCAATTATAGGAAATGGTTTCATCATCATAGTGCTGGGCAGAGAGTGGATGCGATGTTGGACTCTAACTCCTGGTGACATGATCCTGGCCAGCCTGGGCATCTCCCGTTTCTTTCTACAGTGGACAGCAATTATTAGCAACTTCTACTcatatttcttttcaaatgaGAAAGGTGTACTTTTTGGAATGGTATGGAATCTTCCTAACGTAACTACATTCTGTTTCACCACCTTGCTTGCTGTTTTCTACTGTGTGAAACTTTCTTCCTTCAATCACTCAATCTTCTTCTGGCTCAAGTGGAGAATTTCCCGATTTGTCCCTTGGTTACTGCTGTGGTCCATAGTGCTATCCATTTTGATATCTGTTCTATCTCTTGTAAAGGGCTATCATGCTTTGCAACCTCCAGTCATTGGAAATTATTCAGAAAAGACCATTTTGAGTGCTAATATACGTTCATTCCAGATAAATTTTTTCTTGCCTCTGCAactatttgttttgttaattcctttctctgttttcctggCTTCCATCATCTTGCTCATTTCCTCCCTGTGCCAACACTTGGGGAACATGGAGCACCATAGTGCTGATCCTCAGGATCCAAAGATGCAGGTCCACATTATAACCCtgaaatcacttttcttttttctcatcctcTTTACATCATACCTTTTGCCTCTGATCATCACTACCACAACACCTATATCAGTTTGCAGTTCTTGGTTTTGGATACGGGAGGTAGTGACATATGCTGGTATCTCTATCCATCCTGCTTTCCTAATCCTGAACACCTCAAAACTAAGAAGAGCTCTGAAGAAGATGCTTCATGGTCCAGAGTCTGCATAA